A portion of the Streptomyces erythrochromogenes genome contains these proteins:
- a CDS encoding sensor histidine kinase, giving the protein MQKKRSRKNGTAAEGPAPAGRRVRVRSRLVVGVAVAGLTVLAAGTPAVVTAARELNDSQRLVTLAEQTGQILTLTHVLADERDAVVEYAAKGRPGAAKGGLQERILRTDRQIAEAAAEVDEPLAVALARVASVRTEAIDGKGTALAAHQAYTGVISELLAPGTRLAELTPPRAEAALATTRPLAPLGQAVEQASATRGLLLGALAVPRGEQPPGSATVDELTAAAQRSRVREQAALDDFARVARPDVRQTLAATVTGPEVKAADDYLKRLTDRPTLTTPDRKTDGAAVGTALTSRIDRMRTVEATLAGERASALASLRDDDVTRLEILVALLGLLFLVAVGFATAVARSLTRPLSVLRRGAERLATPEGSVEPVRFTGRNDEFAEVVRHLNAVRDQTVSLHTRIAGLDADRRRIIGRNEALASGREVLEEELTKLRAGLEEHRRIMSTTSVSLSLRTLGLVERQLAVIEELESREQDPDRLATLFKLDHLATVMRRHNENLLVLAGQEHGHGQGLPVALVDVMRAAVSEIERYERVDLAALPSYTQVAGHAADDISHVLAELLENATTFSPPDVKVKVSGWTLDNGDVVLSVVDEGIGVTEDRLEALNARLSTPEAYDEEPEEEHGLGLGLYVAGRLAARHGVTAELRGARHGGTEALVVVPAALLPATPPASPVHTLATPGAPSLHLPGVIAEANENTLPTRRRGAHAAPEAAAADPSQEPAAPDPAAPDLTDAAEPVLPAEPVTPVTLAEALAAPPEAGLPSPDEVFTAAPAVDAPPADQVFTAAPAVDAPPADQVFTAAPAVDAPPADQVFTAAPAVDAPPADHVFTAAPAAEASPADVPPADQVVTAEPPAGEQLLARIVHDTDPADFTLPDPAEANPAEPPAGGPADQTFTAEPPAGDHAHTPAEADWLPRQGSHPADPADGGGPVTDKGLPKRTPRTVAAPRREDVRPQPPRRVDAEELRRRLGGFYQGAQDGRRVVAAEFAQDLEQGPGQGQSNTDQGDSAQEART; this is encoded by the coding sequence GTGCAGAAGAAGCGGTCTCGGAAGAACGGCACCGCCGCCGAAGGCCCGGCCCCCGCAGGACGCCGCGTCCGCGTGCGCAGCCGGCTGGTCGTCGGCGTCGCCGTCGCGGGACTCACCGTCCTCGCGGCCGGCACCCCCGCCGTCGTCACCGCCGCGAGGGAGCTGAACGACTCACAGCGGCTGGTCACCCTCGCGGAGCAGACCGGCCAGATCCTCACCCTCACGCACGTCCTCGCCGACGAGCGCGACGCCGTCGTCGAGTACGCCGCCAAGGGCCGGCCCGGCGCCGCCAAGGGCGGCCTCCAGGAACGCATCCTGCGTACCGACCGGCAGATCGCCGAGGCCGCCGCCGAGGTCGACGAACCCCTCGCCGTGGCCCTCGCCCGCGTCGCGTCCGTCCGCACCGAAGCCATCGACGGCAAGGGCACCGCCCTCGCCGCCCACCAGGCCTACACCGGCGTCATCAGCGAACTCCTCGCCCCGGGCACCCGGCTCGCCGAGCTGACCCCGCCGCGCGCCGAGGCCGCCCTCGCCACCACCCGCCCGCTGGCGCCCCTGGGCCAGGCCGTGGAACAGGCCTCGGCCACCCGCGGACTGCTGCTCGGCGCGCTGGCCGTCCCCCGCGGCGAGCAGCCCCCCGGCTCGGCCACGGTCGACGAACTCACCGCCGCCGCCCAGCGCTCGCGCGTACGGGAGCAGGCCGCCCTCGACGACTTCGCGCGGGTCGCCCGGCCCGACGTACGCCAGACCCTCGCCGCCACCGTCACCGGCCCCGAGGTCAAGGCCGCCGACGACTACCTCAAGCGGCTCACCGACCGGCCCACCCTGACCACCCCCGACCGCAAGACCGACGGCGCCGCCGTCGGCACCGCGCTCACCTCGCGCATCGACCGGATGCGCACCGTAGAGGCCACCCTCGCCGGAGAACGGGCCTCCGCCCTCGCCTCCCTGCGCGACGACGACGTGACCCGGCTGGAGATCCTCGTCGCCCTGCTCGGCCTGCTGTTCCTCGTCGCCGTGGGCTTCGCCACCGCCGTCGCGCGCTCGCTGACCCGCCCGCTGTCGGTCCTGCGGCGCGGCGCGGAGCGGCTGGCGACGCCCGAGGGCTCGGTGGAACCGGTGCGGTTCACCGGCCGCAACGACGAGTTCGCCGAGGTCGTCCGGCACCTGAACGCCGTACGCGACCAGACGGTCTCCCTGCACACCCGGATCGCCGGCCTCGACGCCGACCGGCGCCGCATCATCGGCCGCAACGAGGCGCTCGCCTCCGGCCGGGAGGTGCTCGAAGAGGAGCTGACGAAGCTGCGCGCGGGGCTGGAGGAGCACCGCCGCATCATGTCGACGACCTCCGTCTCGCTGTCGCTGCGCACGCTGGGCCTGGTGGAACGCCAGCTCGCCGTCATCGAGGAGCTGGAGTCCAGGGAACAGGACCCCGACCGGCTCGCGACCCTCTTCAAGCTGGACCACCTGGCGACCGTGATGCGCCGCCACAACGAGAACCTGCTGGTCCTCGCCGGGCAGGAGCACGGCCACGGGCAGGGCCTGCCGGTGGCGCTGGTCGACGTGATGCGGGCCGCCGTCAGCGAGATCGAGCGCTACGAGCGCGTCGACCTCGCGGCGCTGCCCTCGTACACGCAGGTCGCCGGGCACGCTGCCGACGACATCTCGCACGTGCTCGCCGAACTGCTGGAGAACGCCACGACGTTCTCCCCGCCGGACGTCAAGGTGAAGGTGTCGGGCTGGACGCTCGACAACGGCGACGTGGTGCTCTCCGTCGTCGACGAGGGCATCGGCGTCACCGAAGACCGCCTGGAGGCGCTGAACGCCCGGCTGTCCACGCCCGAGGCGTACGACGAGGAGCCCGAGGAGGAACACGGCCTGGGCCTCGGCCTGTACGTGGCCGGGCGGCTCGCGGCCCGGCACGGGGTCACCGCGGAGCTGCGCGGCGCGCGGCACGGGGGCACGGAGGCCCTGGTGGTCGTCCCCGCGGCGCTGCTGCCCGCCACCCCCCCGGCCTCGCCCGTCCACACCCTGGCCACCCCGGGCGCGCCCTCGCTGCACCTGCCGGGCGTGATAGCGGAGGCGAACGAGAACACCCTCCCGACCCGTCGGCGCGGTGCGCACGCCGCGCCCGAGGCCGCCGCGGCCGACCCGAGCCAGGAGCCTGCGGCGCCGGACCCGGCGGCCCCGGACCTCACCGATGCCGCCGAGCCGGTCCTCCCGGCCGAGCCGGTCACGCCGGTCACCCTGGCCGAGGCCCTGGCGGCCCCGCCGGAGGCCGGCCTTCCGTCGCCGGACGAGGTGTTCACCGCCGCCCCGGCCGTGGACGCCCCTCCGGCCGACCAGGTCTTCACCGCCGCCCCGGCCGTGGACGCCCCGCCCGCGGACCAGGTCTTCACCGCTGCCCCGGCCGTGGACGCCCCGCCCGCGGACCAGGTCTTCACCGCCGCCCCGGCCGTGGACGCCCCTCCGGCCGACCACGTCTTCACGGCCGCCCCGGCCGCCGAAGCCTCGCCCGCGGACGTGCCCCCGGCCGACCAGGTGGTCACCGCCGAGCCCCCCGCAGGGGAGCAGCTGCTCGCACGCATCGTCCACGACACGGACCCGGCCGACTTCACGCTGCCGGATCCCGCCGAGGCAAACCCCGCCGAGCCCCCCGCAGGGGGCCCGGCCGACCAGACGTTCACTGCCGAGCCCCCCGCAGGGGACCACGCACACACCCCTGCCGAGGCCGACTGGCTCCCCCGCCAGGGCAGCCACCCCGCCGACCCCGCCGACGGCGGCGGCCCCGTCACCGACAAGGGCCTGCCGAAGCGCACCCCGCGGACCGTCGCCGCCCCGCGCAGGGAGGACGTAC
- a CDS encoding protein phosphatase 2C domain-containing protein produces the protein MRIDLATAPGSQERPNEDWVSASAPASGGGVLVALDGVTPPAGDVGCVHGVPWFTARLGGRLTELSGSRRDMPLDRILAEAVRATAETHRDTCDLSHVRTPQATVVVVRWDEAYVEHLVLSDSVLLLQAPGGEVTAVLDDRLDRVPREVLRSVAATDALRNAEGGFFTAAADPAVAARAVTGRTPRGRVRAVAALTDGASRWTDTFGEGDWAECLAVLRKEGAEGLIGRVRAVESDPARPPGRYKRHDDASAVYAEL, from the coding sequence ATGCGCATCGACCTCGCCACCGCCCCCGGCAGTCAGGAACGCCCCAATGAGGACTGGGTGTCGGCGTCGGCGCCCGCTTCGGGAGGCGGAGTCCTCGTGGCCCTCGACGGGGTCACCCCGCCGGCGGGCGACGTCGGGTGCGTGCACGGAGTGCCGTGGTTCACGGCCCGGCTCGGCGGCCGATTGACCGAACTGTCCGGATCGCGGCGCGACATGCCGCTGGACCGGATCCTGGCCGAGGCCGTCCGCGCCACGGCCGAGACCCATCGCGACACCTGTGACCTTTCTCACGTCCGCACCCCGCAGGCGACGGTGGTCGTGGTCCGCTGGGACGAGGCGTACGTGGAGCACCTCGTGCTCTCGGACTCCGTACTCCTCCTCCAGGCGCCCGGGGGCGAGGTGACGGCCGTGCTCGACGACCGGCTGGACCGGGTGCCGCGCGAGGTGCTGCGCTCGGTGGCGGCTACGGACGCCCTGCGCAACGCCGAGGGCGGGTTCTTCACGGCGGCCGCGGATCCGGCGGTGGCGGCCCGGGCGGTCACGGGGCGCACCCCGCGGGGGCGGGTGCGGGCGGTGGCCGCGCTCACGGACGGGGCGAGCCGGTGGACGGACACGTTCGGGGAGGGCGACTGGGCCGAGTGCCTGGCGGTGCTGCGGAAGGAGGGTGCGGAGGGCCTGATCGGCCGGGTCCGCGCCGTCGAGTCCGACCCGGCCCGCCCGCCGGGCCGGTACAAGCGGCACGACGACGCGTCGGCGGTCTACGCGGAGCTCTGA
- a CDS encoding MarR family winged helix-turn-helix transcriptional regulator: protein MHGSEDQEFLALERELSVFLRRARASSGEMARELHPELEPAAYGLLVRLEAAGRQRATELAAYFGVGKATMSRQLRALEVLGLVAREQDPADGRAFLVGLTEEGRERFLRVRGARREQYMRKLAGWDRGEVAELARLLHQLNAGAE from the coding sequence GTGCACGGGAGTGAAGACCAGGAGTTCCTTGCCCTGGAGCGGGAGCTGTCCGTCTTCCTCCGGCGGGCCCGCGCCTCCTCCGGCGAGATGGCCCGCGAGCTCCACCCCGAGCTGGAGCCCGCCGCGTACGGGCTCCTCGTACGACTGGAAGCGGCCGGCCGGCAGCGGGCCACCGAACTCGCCGCCTACTTCGGCGTCGGCAAGGCCACCATGAGCCGGCAGCTGCGGGCGCTGGAGGTCCTGGGCCTGGTCGCCCGCGAGCAGGACCCCGCCGACGGCCGGGCCTTCCTCGTCGGGCTCACCGAGGAGGGACGCGAGCGCTTCCTGCGGGTACGGGGCGCGCGGCGCGAGCAGTACATGCGCAAGCTCGCCGGCTGGGACCGCGGCGAGGTGGCGGAACTGGCCCGCCTGCTGCACCAGTTGAACGCGGGCGCCGAGTAA
- the lon gene encoding endopeptidase La has translation MASTSVTLTLPVLPLDDEVVLPGMVVPLDLSDAEVRGAVEAAQAAAGRAQLPAAAGGGKPRVLLVPRIDGKYAATGVLGTVEQVGRLSGGDPGALIRGLGRVRIGAGTTGPGAALWVEGETVDETVPDPLPGAVAELVKEYKALATSWLKKRGAWQVVDRVQQIEGVSALADNSGYSPFLTVEQKVELLETADPVARLKLAVKALSDHLAEQDVAESIAKDVQDGVDKQQREFLLRRQLEAVRKELRELNGEKDGEESDDYRARVEAADLPEKVREAALKEVDKLERSSDQSPEGSWIRTWLDTVLELPWNERTEDQYDIQGARAVLDAEHAGLSDVKDRITEYLAVRKRRSERGMGVIGGRRGGAVLALVGPPGVGKTSLGESVAHAMGRKFVRVALGGVRDEAEVRGHRRTYVGALPGRIVRAIKEAGSMNPVVLLDEIDKVGSDYRGDPAAALLEVLDPAQNHTFRDHYLEVELDLSDVVFLATANVLEAIPEALADRMELVRLDGYTEDEKVVIARDHLLPRQLERAGLAADEVVLEEDALRKLAGEYTREAGVRTLERAVARLLRKVAAQHELGERELPYRIGADELRSLIGRPHHVPESAQDPAERRTAVPGVATGLAVTGAGGDVLFVEASLADPETGAAGLTLTGQLGDVMKESAQIALSFLRSHGAELELPVADLKDRGVHIHFPAGAVPKDGPSAGITMTTALASLLSGRQVRTDVAMTGEVSLTGRVLPIGGVKQKLLAAHRAGLTTVIIPKRNEADLDDVPAEVLEGLEVHPVTDVRQVLELALDGAQVPVTAVA, from the coding sequence ATGGCTTCGACGTCCGTAACGCTCACCCTGCCCGTGCTGCCGCTCGACGACGAGGTCGTGCTGCCCGGAATGGTCGTCCCGCTGGACCTGTCCGACGCCGAGGTGCGCGGAGCCGTCGAGGCGGCCCAGGCCGCGGCGGGCCGGGCACAGCTCCCGGCGGCAGCCGGGGGAGGCAAGCCCCGGGTACTGCTCGTGCCGCGGATCGACGGCAAGTACGCCGCGACCGGTGTGCTCGGAACCGTCGAGCAGGTCGGCCGCCTCTCCGGCGGCGACCCCGGCGCACTCATCCGCGGCCTCGGCCGCGTCCGTATCGGCGCCGGAACCACCGGGCCCGGAGCGGCGCTCTGGGTCGAGGGCGAGACCGTGGACGAGACCGTCCCCGACCCGCTGCCGGGCGCCGTCGCCGAGCTCGTCAAGGAGTACAAGGCCCTCGCCACCAGCTGGCTCAAGAAGCGCGGGGCCTGGCAGGTCGTGGACCGCGTCCAGCAGATCGAAGGGGTGTCCGCCCTCGCCGACAACTCCGGGTACTCGCCGTTCCTGACGGTCGAGCAGAAGGTCGAACTCCTGGAGACGGCCGACCCGGTCGCCCGCCTCAAGCTCGCCGTCAAGGCGCTCAGCGACCACCTCGCCGAACAGGACGTGGCCGAGTCCATCGCCAAGGACGTCCAGGACGGCGTCGACAAGCAGCAGCGCGAGTTCCTGCTCCGCCGCCAGCTGGAGGCCGTACGCAAGGAACTGCGCGAGCTGAACGGCGAGAAGGACGGCGAGGAGTCCGACGACTACCGCGCCCGCGTCGAGGCCGCCGACCTCCCCGAGAAGGTCCGGGAGGCCGCGCTCAAGGAAGTCGACAAGCTGGAGCGGTCCAGCGACCAGAGCCCCGAGGGCTCCTGGATCCGCACCTGGCTCGACACCGTCCTCGAACTGCCCTGGAACGAGCGCACCGAGGACCAGTACGACATCCAGGGCGCCCGGGCGGTACTGGACGCCGAACACGCGGGCCTGAGCGACGTGAAGGACCGCATCACCGAGTACCTGGCCGTGCGCAAGCGCCGCAGCGAGCGCGGCATGGGCGTCATCGGGGGCCGCCGAGGGGGCGCCGTCCTCGCGCTCGTGGGCCCGCCCGGTGTCGGCAAGACCTCGCTCGGCGAGAGCGTGGCCCACGCCATGGGCCGCAAGTTCGTCCGCGTCGCGCTCGGCGGCGTACGGGACGAGGCCGAGGTGCGCGGCCACCGCAGGACCTACGTCGGCGCCCTGCCCGGCCGCATCGTCCGGGCCATCAAGGAAGCCGGATCCATGAACCCCGTGGTCCTGCTCGACGAGATCGACAAGGTCGGCTCCGACTACCGCGGCGACCCCGCGGCCGCCCTCCTGGAGGTCCTCGACCCGGCCCAGAACCACACCTTCCGGGACCACTACCTGGAGGTCGAGCTGGACCTGAGCGATGTCGTCTTCCTGGCCACCGCCAACGTGCTGGAGGCCATCCCGGAGGCCCTCGCCGACCGCATGGAACTCGTCCGCCTCGACGGCTACACCGAGGACGAGAAGGTCGTCATCGCCCGCGACCACCTGCTGCCCCGCCAGCTGGAGCGCGCCGGGCTCGCCGCCGACGAGGTGGTCCTGGAGGAGGACGCCCTGCGCAAGCTGGCCGGGGAGTACACCCGCGAGGCGGGCGTACGCACCCTGGAGCGGGCCGTCGCCCGCCTGCTGCGCAAGGTCGCCGCCCAGCACGAGCTGGGCGAGCGCGAGCTCCCGTACCGCATCGGGGCCGACGAGCTGCGCAGCCTGATCGGACGCCCGCACCACGTGCCCGAGTCCGCCCAGGACCCGGCCGAACGGCGCACCGCCGTCCCCGGCGTGGCCACCGGCCTCGCGGTCACCGGCGCGGGCGGCGACGTGCTGTTCGTGGAGGCCTCGCTGGCCGACCCGGAAACCGGCGCGGCCGGACTGACCCTCACCGGCCAGCTCGGCGACGTGATGAAGGAGTCGGCGCAGATCGCGCTGAGCTTCCTGCGCTCGCACGGCGCCGAACTGGAACTCCCCGTCGCCGACCTGAAGGACCGGGGCGTGCACATCCACTTCCCGGCGGGCGCCGTGCCCAAGGACGGCCCGAGCGCGGGCATCACCATGACCACCGCCCTCGCCTCGCTGCTCTCCGGGCGCCAGGTGCGCACGGACGTCGCCATGACCGGCGAGGTCTCGCTGACCGGGCGGGTCCTGCCGATCGGCGGGGTCAAGCAGAAGCTGCTCGCCGCCCACCGGGCGGGCCTGACCACCGTGATCATCCCGAAGCGCAACGAGGCCGATCTGGACGACGTCCCGGCTGAGGTGCTGGAGGGGCTGGAGGTGCACCCGGTGACCGATGTCCGCCAGGTGCTGGAGCTCGCCCTGGACGGGGCACAGGTGCCGGTCACCGCCGTCGCCTGA
- a CDS encoding DUF4097 family beta strand repeat-containing protein, whose amino-acid sequence MTSHTTAARAARAAAVALAAGLVLAGCSFVDGPRRTARADTTVTEAVTAVEVTGTRAGSIEVTPGTGPGVTVRRTVHYRGDTAPTPGQQVSGGVLTFTDGCSASCSIDYRLEVPASAKVTLESDSGDITVTGVAAAEVEADSGDVRAEAVAGPLKISTSSGEITATGLSGPSASVHSDSGDTRLDFAKAPSSVLAETTSGDVSLKVPEAPYRLSVSTTSGARDVTLPDDASATSRLSAKTTSGDVRISPLNG is encoded by the coding sequence ATGACTTCCCACACCACGGCGGCCCGGGCCGCCCGCGCCGCGGCCGTCGCCCTCGCGGCCGGCCTCGTCCTGGCCGGTTGCTCCTTCGTCGACGGCCCGCGCAGGACGGCTCGCGCCGACACGACGGTCACCGAGGCGGTCACCGCCGTCGAGGTGACCGGCACCCGGGCCGGGTCGATCGAAGTCACCCCGGGCACCGGTCCCGGCGTCACGGTCCGCCGTACCGTCCACTACCGCGGCGACACCGCCCCCACGCCCGGCCAGCAGGTCAGCGGGGGCGTGCTCACCTTCACCGACGGGTGCTCCGCGAGCTGCTCCATCGACTACCGCCTGGAGGTCCCCGCCTCCGCGAAGGTCACGCTGGAGAGCGACAGCGGCGACATCACCGTGACGGGCGTCGCGGCCGCCGAGGTGGAGGCCGACTCCGGCGACGTCCGGGCCGAGGCCGTCGCCGGACCCCTGAAGATCAGCACCAGTTCGGGCGAGATCACAGCCACCGGCCTGTCCGGCCCGAGCGCGTCGGTGCACTCGGACTCGGGCGACACGCGCCTGGACTTCGCGAAGGCCCCCTCCTCGGTGCTCGCCGAGACCACCTCCGGCGACGTCAGCCTGAAGGTGCCCGAGGCCCCCTACCGCCTCTCGGTCTCCACCACCTCCGGCGCCCGCGACGTCACCCTCCCCGACGACGCCTCGGCCACCTCCCGGCTCTCGGCGAAGACCACCTCGGGCGACGTCCGCATCTCCCCCCTGAACGGCTGA
- a CDS encoding sulfurtransferase, with product MPTSDNPAPREPGPANPGPLVGADWLADRLGDPGLVVFDASVGAHRAAGRRIPGARPFDLDGALSDHAAPAPHTMPGPAALTEALRALGLHDTDTVVVYDGAGVYSSARAWWMLRAMGFDRAAVLDGGLPAWTAAGLPVEAAGPEYGGPRGSFTARPRPGLLIDAEAVAAALADPAAAVLDARTRDRFEGTAPEPRPGLRGGHMPGAASLPFGELQRPDGLMRPAGELRAAFEAAAGGRERLRFSCGSGVTACVLALGADLVGYRDLAVYDGSWSEWGLPSPQRPVVTGPGR from the coding sequence ATGCCCACGTCCGACAACCCCGCGCCCCGCGAGCCCGGGCCCGCGAACCCCGGACCGCTGGTCGGGGCCGACTGGCTCGCCGACCGGCTGGGCGACCCCGGACTGGTCGTCTTCGACGCCTCCGTCGGCGCCCACCGCGCCGCCGGCCGGCGCATCCCGGGCGCCCGCCCCTTCGATCTCGACGGAGCCCTCTCCGACCACGCCGCCCCCGCCCCGCACACCATGCCCGGCCCCGCCGCCCTCACCGAGGCGCTCCGCGCCCTGGGCCTCCACGACACCGACACCGTCGTCGTCTACGACGGCGCCGGCGTCTACTCCAGCGCCCGCGCCTGGTGGATGCTGCGCGCCATGGGCTTCGACCGGGCCGCCGTCCTCGACGGGGGACTGCCCGCCTGGACGGCCGCCGGCCTGCCCGTCGAGGCCGCCGGCCCCGAGTACGGGGGCCCGCGCGGCTCCTTCACCGCCCGGCCCCGCCCAGGACTGCTGATCGACGCCGAGGCCGTCGCAGCGGCCCTGGCCGACCCGGCCGCGGCCGTCCTGGACGCGCGTACCCGCGACCGCTTCGAGGGCACCGCACCCGAACCCCGTCCTGGCCTGCGCGGCGGCCACATGCCGGGCGCGGCCAGCCTCCCGTTCGGCGAACTCCAGCGCCCCGACGGCCTGATGCGCCCGGCCGGGGAACTCCGCGCGGCCTTCGAGGCGGCCGCGGGCGGCCGCGAACGCCTCCGCTTCAGCTGCGGCTCCGGGGTGACCGCCTGCGTACTGGCCCTCGGCGCCGACCTCGTCGGCTACCGGGACCTGGCGGTGTACGACGGCTCCTGGAGCGAATGGGGCCTGCCCTCGCCCCAGCGCCCGGTCGTCACCGGCCCGGGCCGCTGA
- a CDS encoding TetR family transcriptional regulator — protein sequence MAQDRPRTAAKGSARGTYAVGDARRQKILDTAVEHFALWGFHASSLARIAAACGITQGGLLHHFRSKEDLLLSVLAQSEQHDVERLFAEPPESVAAHFATVVALAEDNERRPGLVRMFHTLVGEAANPGHPAHAYFRQRYARVLDHTVELLQAGVARGELRPGTDCEAAGREILAVMDGLQIQWVLAPASVDMPARLRGFLDRLLRDLSPA from the coding sequence ATGGCACAGGACAGGCCGAGAACGGCCGCGAAGGGCTCGGCGCGGGGGACCTACGCCGTCGGCGACGCCCGACGGCAGAAGATCCTCGACACCGCGGTCGAGCACTTCGCGCTGTGGGGCTTCCACGCCTCCTCGCTGGCCCGGATCGCCGCCGCCTGCGGGATCACCCAGGGCGGGCTGCTGCACCACTTCCGCAGCAAGGAGGACCTGCTGCTGTCGGTCCTGGCCCAGAGCGAGCAGCACGACGTGGAGCGGCTGTTCGCCGAGCCGCCGGAATCGGTCGCCGCCCACTTCGCCACCGTCGTCGCCCTCGCCGAGGACAACGAGCGCCGGCCCGGCCTCGTCCGCATGTTCCACACCCTCGTCGGCGAGGCTGCCAACCCCGGCCACCCCGCACACGCGTACTTCAGGCAGCGCTACGCCCGGGTGCTCGACCACACCGTGGAACTGCTTCAGGCGGGCGTCGCCCGCGGGGAACTGCGCCCGGGCACCGACTGCGAGGCCGCCGGCCGGGAGATCCTCGCCGTCATGGACGGCCTCCAGATCCAGTGGGTGCTGGCGCCCGCGAGCGTGGACATGCCGGCCCGGCTGCGCGGGTTCCTGGACCGGCTGCTGCGGGACCTCAGCCCTGCGTGA
- a CDS encoding glycoside hydrolase family 3 protein, translated as MNASPDRPEYQDASLPVARRVEDLLSRMTLEEKAGQLFHSMLMMNADGTPVTETDGSMLPLTTPELVEDRFVTHFNLLGSHGAREMARWQNAVQEMAAGTRLGIPVTLSTDPRHTFTDNPGASFNAGAFSAWPEALGLAAIGDPELVHRFADTVRREYLAVGFRVALHPQIDLASEPRWARQSGTFGSDARLTAELVRAYVRGLQGPALGPGSVSAMVKHFPGGGPQKDGEDPHFAHGKEQVYPGGMREHHLEPFKAAIAAGCAQMMPYYGQPVGTDWEEVGFGFNKGVVTGLLREELGFDGIVCTDWGLLNDATIFGQKHPARAWGLEHLSPAERAARALEAGCDQFGGEQCPEVVVELVRSGRVPQSRIDASVRRLLREKFTLGLFEDPYVDPDAAEETVGRADFTALGAAAQRRSLTVLTNPRGLLPLAARPKLYVRGVDAAVAAAYGEVVADPAAADLAVLRLRTPYEPRENLFESYFHSGSLAFPEPELGAILALLDRVPTLVCINLERAAVVPEIAERAAALVADYGASDSALLDVAFGRAAAEGRLPFELPRSMAAVAASRPDVPNDTHDPVFPHGHGLAL; from the coding sequence ATGAACGCCAGCCCCGACAGACCCGAGTACCAGGACGCCTCGCTGCCCGTCGCCCGGCGCGTGGAGGACCTGCTTTCCCGCATGACCCTGGAGGAGAAGGCCGGCCAGCTCTTCCACTCGATGCTGATGATGAACGCGGACGGCACCCCGGTCACCGAGACCGACGGCTCGATGCTCCCCCTCACCACGCCCGAGCTGGTCGAGGACCGCTTCGTCACCCACTTCAACCTGCTCGGCTCCCACGGGGCCCGCGAGATGGCCCGGTGGCAGAACGCCGTCCAGGAGATGGCCGCCGGCACCCGCCTGGGCATCCCCGTCACCCTGTCCACCGACCCGCGCCACACCTTCACCGACAACCCCGGCGCCTCCTTCAACGCCGGCGCCTTCTCCGCCTGGCCGGAGGCCCTCGGGCTGGCCGCCATCGGCGACCCCGAGCTCGTCCACCGGTTCGCCGACACCGTCCGCCGCGAGTACCTCGCCGTCGGCTTCCGCGTTGCCCTGCACCCACAGATCGACCTGGCCAGCGAGCCCCGCTGGGCCCGCCAGTCCGGCACCTTCGGCTCCGACGCCCGCCTGACCGCCGAGCTCGTACGCGCCTACGTACGCGGGCTGCAGGGCCCGGCGCTCGGGCCCGGCTCGGTCTCCGCGATGGTCAAGCACTTCCCCGGCGGCGGCCCCCAGAAGGACGGCGAGGACCCGCACTTCGCGCACGGCAAGGAGCAGGTCTATCCGGGCGGCATGCGCGAACACCATCTGGAGCCCTTCAAGGCGGCGATAGCCGCCGGATGCGCGCAGATGATGCCGTACTACGGCCAGCCGGTCGGCACCGACTGGGAGGAGGTCGGCTTCGGCTTCAACAAGGGCGTGGTCACCGGCCTGCTCCGGGAGGAGCTCGGCTTCGACGGCATCGTGTGCACCGACTGGGGCCTGCTCAACGACGCCACGATCTTCGGGCAGAAGCACCCGGCCCGCGCGTGGGGCCTGGAGCACCTGAGCCCGGCCGAACGGGCGGCCCGCGCCCTGGAGGCCGGCTGCGACCAGTTCGGCGGCGAGCAGTGCCCCGAGGTCGTCGTGGAGCTGGTCCGCTCGGGCCGCGTCCCGCAGTCCCGGATCGACGCGTCCGTGCGCCGCCTGCTGCGCGAGAAGTTCACGCTCGGCCTGTTCGAGGACCCGTACGTGGACCCCGACGCGGCCGAGGAGACCGTCGGCCGGGCCGACTTCACCGCGCTCGGCGCCGCCGCCCAGCGGCGCTCCCTGACCGTCCTCACCAACCCCCGGGGCCTGCTCCCGCTCGCCGCCCGGCCGAAGCTGTACGTGCGGGGCGTGGACGCGGCCGTGGCCGCCGCGTACGGCGAGGTCGTCGCCGACCCGGCCGCCGCCGACCTGGCCGTACTGCGGCTGCGGACCCCGTACGAGCCGCGGGAGAACCTCTTCGAGTCCTACTTCCACTCCGGCTCCCTGGCCTTCCCCGAGCCGGAGCTGGGCGCGATCCTGGCCCTCCTGGACCGCGTCCCCACCCTGGTCTGCATCAACCTGGAGCGGGCGGCCGTCGTCCCGGAGATCGCCGAACGCGCGGCGGCACTGGTCGCCGACTACGGAGCGTCCGACTCCGCGCTACTCGACGTGGCCTTCGGCCGGGCCGCCGCCGAGGGACGCCTGCCCTTCGAGCTCCCGCGTTCGATGGCGGCGGTCGCGGCATCCCGCCCCGATGTGCCGAACGACACTCACGACCCGGTCTTCCCCCACGGCCACGGACTGGCCTTGTAG